The Ipomoea triloba cultivar NCNSP0323 chromosome 13, ASM357664v1 genomic interval AAACCGGaaattagttttgattttgGGGTCCCTTTCCCTtaccacaaaaaaataaaaaatctaaagtATATAGTTAAGACCATGCACTTTACTTTTTACAACAAAGTGAGTGTGACTTCCAAAATCAAACGAATATAAATTCGTCAAATTATAACATAATGTATTTGAGAATTTCTTTCTAAAAAATTTTTGTACCAACGATGTATTAGACTGAAACTaaaatcaaattcaaagttcTATCTCGAAATTGGAATCGGGGCACGATAGTAAACTCATTTTTCCACAAGAATactcttaaattatttaatttttgttgtttcaccaaattatttatatattagctagaaataaacaatgaatgGACAAAATTAATTTGAAGGTTCCAAACATTAACCTTTCTTAAGTAGGGTTACTACGCAAAAGTTCGCTTCCAACATTATATTGAGAGTAGGGTTGACAATTCAACCCAACCTCCacagaaagaaaaaattgatttcCGCCCTAATGGGAGCAAGAACAGCCGGCATCCCCGCCCCCGAACCCTCTCCCCAACCCCAATTCTccgaattatattatatttatatataataagtaattgtttttatatgatataaattaaaaaatacttttGTTTAAGATATTTGGATGAATGGGAGGCTAATAAActaattagatatttaaatataccaatttacaaactatatatatatatatatatatatatatatatatatatatattatacactacTAAAAATTTTAGGGATTCCCGAATCCCTATCCTCGAAAAATCCCCGCATGAACGAGGATGGGATAGCTCCCCATCCCCACTAGAGAATGGGGCAAGGACAGAGAATGGGGATTGAATTCAGGGACCAGGACGCCTATTCCCCGCCCTCGGCGTGTTGCCATCCCTAGTTGAGAGATCAATAAGACATGGGAGAATTCAGccaagaaaattattttcctaTGATTGAAGTGAATAAATGTTATAGAATTCACCAAAAGAATGCCACAATGGCAAATATGTGGGCTGGTCTGCAATGAGATATTTCAAATTATAATGTAAAAGCAGCATCATATCATTCATCAACTCCATGACTTGCTGCAGGCTGCCCAGCAGATTTCTGCATCACTGGAGACTGTTTTCTTTTACCCGGCCCGGACGAAACCTTAACCGTCGCTGGTCTCAATAGGCGGCTTCCAAGCTTAAAACCACGACGGAATTCTTGAGTTATTATTCCCTCCTGAAACTCGTGAGATTCTTCTCGAGCAATTGCTTCGTGTAGCTGTGACAAAGAGAAAGAAGAGTACGATTAGCCATAACAGACACGGCTATCTTTATTGTTCGAaagaagtaaataaaaaatgttgtaGCATTTAAGTATGCGCGAAGTGCATGTTGGAGCTGTCATCGGGCATTTGGGACGAGGGGTGATAAATCGGTAAAAACTAAGGAAATATGGCAAGCGGAAAAGTATTTGACGGGGGTTATCTTACCAAGGGATCAAATGGCTTGCCAACAGTGGGTACGACGGTGACTTGCAAGCTCTTCATTACCTCGACAAATTGCTTGTATATACCCTGGTAACTGGTGTCTATCTTTTTCTCCCTCTCGGTTTCTACTTTAATCAGTTGCTTAGCTCTCTCAAAGTTGTCTACAATGGGCAGGAGGTTTTCGACTACTTGTGCCTGAGCATCACCCCTAATTGTCGATTTCTCCTTGTCAGACCTTTTCCTGAAATTATCAAAATCGGCTTGCAACCTGATATATCTTTCCTTCCCCGAGTTTATCTCGGCTGACAAAGCTGAAACTCTCTCGGCCAACTTAGCTTTCTCCTTTTCTACTCGGCACATCATAACCTCAATCTCAGATACAGCTTTTACATCTCCATTTAAAAtggcaactttgtaaaattgcATGAGGGACTTTAAACTGGTAGAATATTTCTCATCTGCTTCATTTTCTAGTTCACTGGGACTAGCCTCATCGCCATTTGTCTGCAATAGATTATTTTCATCACCAATGTTATGACAGCAATAAAGACTTAGAAATTTAATTCAAGTCCTTTTTATGTATTATATGACAttgttgagaaaaaaaaaagtaatgtagAGACTTTGAAGTTTATGTTAATGAACCAATTCAAAAGGGGATTTGAAAATCAAGGCTAAACAAAACATTGAGCATTCCCAGATCATTAATCAGGAGATACTACCATGCACAGCCTAACACCCTGACAAATAATCACATGATCCATCGGCaattcaataatattaagaaaacgTTTGTCAAGTATAAGAATTCCAAACTGCAGTTGTCAGTATCAAGTTACAAATTCAAACTCAGCCCCATTGGATTGTGAACAGAAAATCGAATCTTCATGCAACATCAAGCCGATCCATATTGAATTCCAAGAGATATTAGAACAATATATGTACTTTGTTGACCTAATATGACTAGAAGTTGCCTTCTTTTTCAACTTTCTACTATACACTTCTTTCTAATACTAAACAGCAATTTGCTATATGCCTTCCTCCTATCCAGGTTGCTTTAAGTCATCTTATGCTTGTAGGCTATGAGGGTAGAGTCCACATCCCATATACATTATAGATGAATAAAGATGACTTGGACACTGCTTATCATCCTCAAATTTGGCAACTTCTTGAAATCAACATATGATATAGTTGGAACAGAAGCTATTAAGAAGCAACTAGCAGCATATAATCTTTTATACCTAAATCTAATTAAGTTAAAGAATAAAAGTCAAAGTATAGAAAGCTATGCTCAGTCGTCCCCCTCATACTGTCCCCACAAGTTTCACTTCTAAGCACCAACAAAGTTAACAAATAGAATTCTTtgaaatttacatatttttatttatttatatatttttggggTAAATTCTACTAGAACATTCCCTGTGGTTTTTACAATTGTGCTTCATGCTGATGAGGCTCTAAATACACTCGCTGCCTTCTTAAGGGCTGAAGAACCTAAAAACCACTCATATAGTCATATCACATATTAGTCATTTAGCATAAGCTTTCTTACTCTAAGCTACAATATAGAAGATTATCGTAGTTGCTTTACTAATACTATTTACAAAGATTATATCCAGCATGTTATTGTTATACAAACAGTTGTATCATGATTATGATACCTGAACATTTGAAACGGACCGTTTGAGCTAGCAAGTTGTATAAAGTCTAAACAATCAACTTTCAATTCTTAGAAAAAGATGGAGTATGCCAGAATGCAAGGCAATTGCATCACAAAGGAATGGGAACTTGTATTTGCATGGACTTGAAGGCTTCAACACAGTGACACACAGCCTAACTGTCAACACATGAAAACTCTGGAACTACACTAAGCCCAGCCTTATTTTATAAAATCACTAAGAATAGGACAACatctaataattttattcccaAAGTTGAACCACTTTGACTTACTAGCAGTCTTTATAATTGCCAATAGCAATGGTAATTTCATAGTTTTCTCTATTTTTGTGGATAAAAATGTTTCTAATCAACAAAGCACACAACCAGTAGCAAGGCTAAATCTTGTCAACCTTAACATCTTCACACTATATTAATGAAgaccaaaccaaataaaataaaataaaaattctaaaacatgaaaaagaaaacaataacaatagGTAGTAATATTAATGAGAACATCTTCTAAGAAGCAATATATCAAACAACCATAACAactacctaaaaaatcaatttttacaATGAAGCAATAAATAATCAACTAAAGGTGAAGCAAATGAAATAGCAATTATGTGAATAAGAAGATGAGAGAGTACTTGGGGAGCAGAGTCTTCAGGAGTAAGGGCAGGTCTGGGCAAGGAGCGCCTGGGATTCTTGATGATAATTGGACTGTGTTTGTAGTCTCTGGAGAGAGGTAAACTTGTGGTGTGGATGGGTTTATCGAGAAAGAAATGGCAGTAATGATTATGAATTAGGGTTTGGGGGGCTTTGGATGCTCCGGAggtcgaagaagaagaagaaaacggAAGAGTGTAGAAGGCGTTCGAAAAAGAAGCTGCCATTTTTGCGTGAGATTCGGACCCTCCAAGAGGCCTCCTAAATCCTTGCCCAAAGCACAAATTGAAACAAGGAATACCTtctcctcttttctttttttctttttatttttattttttacttttatcaaTTTATGTAGTAACATCATTTGACCCGGATTTGGATTCGGCTGTACTGCAGACTCAGCAGTTCATATTCcaatcaacaatatcattcgaCATAAGTTTGAGGTGTTCGTTTCATCTTATGATATGTTTACATGTAAGCTTATAAATATTAAGTTATGACCATATCTTTCCATCTCTTCACTATCCCACTTtcttcattatttaatattatattctgtAATAGTTATTATGGAATGGTTATGATAACGTAGGCATATATGTAAAGCAAAATGATCAATAATCTCTCGATgttctttataattttacaaccatcattttctttttaaataatgattattatttaatttaattttgatccatattaaaatttcaaacagatttaattttaacttaaaaTGAGCACCAAAACAATTATTAATTGATTCTCATTGTAAAACTTCATCCCCATAATTGATGAAAAAGAGAGAATTTTTACCCCTTCTCATGTCTTTTGTAtgattctataaaaaaaaaatcagtactAATCttacaacaattaaattaattttacatttagtctccaaaatttatttttacgtTTGGTACACAATTTGTActtatcacatattcacatcTAGTCTTTCTAGCCACACTTATTGAGAAAAACAACCAAAATGTACAACATTTCTAGTTCAAAACCATAAAGAGTCAAAGTGTTCAAGCGAATATGACTTTGAATTGAAAACAAACACATTTCGACTattttctaatgaaaatttagttagaatgaataaatgtgacaaaaactAATACTACATAATAAAAGTCTTAACACCGAAtgtaacaaaaataatacttaatAATCAAATGTGAAATGATAGCAATTGtgagaccaaaaatgaaaatattaccTCTATAAACTATAGGAATGTCAACTACTACCAAAGAAGAAAGAGACAACATTTGGATTCATCAAAAACAGTTCTACTATACAAGCTTAGACACAAAGGTACAAATGTGCTTAGTATAGGAAGCAAATAATCATAGATTAATTTGGTCAAGATAAGAAGCCCTCCTAGCTTCAATAAAATTATACACAATGGATGCATCACTTTGCATAATAATTCTACCATCTTCCATGTAAATTGCGCCATCTGCATACTCAAGTTCTTCCAGACGATGGGTCACCCACAACGCTGTAATTTCGTTAGATGCATCTATAGAGTTCTTCAGTGCTTTTATCACCCCAATCTGCCAAAAGTCCACAGATGATTCATTAACAAAGTCATATCCGTAACTAGTTGAGAAGCTTTGAACACCTTTGGGACTCGAACAGGCAGGTTTCAGAAGGCAAGGAAAGGACCCCACTTTCCTTTTCACCCATTCGGGATAAACAGTGAGATTAAAATGTGAGCTTTTTTCCCACTTTAGTTTTAGGGAAAGCTCATATTAGTTCTTTCACTTTAAAGTTGAAAAATGGTTTGGTCATGTCACAAAAATTGGCATTTGGGAATTGAACATGAAAAAAGTGTTCAACTCATTTGCAaggacaaaaattttaaattaaaaattaaaaaagaaacaaacaagcATGAGACCTACATCTTTTTCCCTACACTGATAAATCATTGGTCACTCATTTGCAAAGTCTCTAGTACTCCAAATTGACTATTAGGTCAGGGGTTCTGGGTTCAAATCTAAAAAACATCTCAGAAAACCAAGGCGCTAATCATCTTCCTTCCTTCCCCATACCCTGCACAATCCAATAGCTCACATTGGGTCTGGCTTTCAAAGAATAATTTGAGGTTCTAGTGATAGCTAACTCTCTCTTCAAGCCAAAGATTTGGGGAAAAAATGTTCAggttacaaattattattattattattataaaatacctGGTCATTTTCATCCAAGAATGTAGTCAGTTCATCTAACAACAACACTTTGCATGACTCAGCCAAAGCACCAGCGGTAGCGACCCTTTGTTTCTGACCTCCACTAAGAGTGTGAACTGGTTTCTGCAAAAACGCACAACAGAAGCCAGTCATTAAGTGCAATGGTAGGGTGTGGTTTTATACATTAATTCCTACATTTTGGCCTTAAGttggttaattttaatttctcttgTTTTGAGCTAAGCATAGGGATATAATCACTTCTATGCATTTGGTAAGAAAAGGGAAGCAAAGAACACAGATAGAGCAAAGTCCCAAGGAAATAGCATGTATTGGCTAAAGTGTCTTGGCCAGAAGAAATCAAATTATCACAGAAGGAGCTTGGCCAGAGTCCTGACTGAACCTCCAGACAAGAAGTTCAGTGGGAAGAAAACATTCGGTAGAGTGCCTCGGAGCAGTCTAGCCGAACACGGAATCAGAGAGAGAAAAATCTACAGCTGAAGTGCTCATCTGCAACTCCTGCCATGCCATCCAACTGAGATGTAGTAACCCCTATGTGGCAAGAAAACTTTGCCCATGCAAACCCTATTTCCTCcaccaaaaaattataaaatgggAGCAGCCTACCTGGGAAAGGGGCATATGGATGAAGAGACAAGATCCAAGAGCAACTCCaaataatcaaaacaacaatcttAGGAAGAATTCTTGGAGGTGCAACTGAAGATCCAAGTCAAGAGATCTTCAATACTTGGGGTTCATCCTTCAAGGCTATAAAAGAGTTTTTCATATACCCTCTTTTATTGTATTAATACTTTACTTAACTACTATATTACTTGTTTGACTATGTGCACTCGTGTGTTTCTATGTGTTCAGAATTTTCACCAACATGCAAAATGCAGTTTTAAGCATAATCTAAAAGCAAGATTTTGGGAGACAGTACTTGCAGATACTCGTACATGCCAACAGTATCCAGAGCTTTTGCCACTCTAGGCCTGATCTCATCCATGGTTAAGTTGAATTTTCCTAGGCCAAAAGCTACATCAGCTTCCACAGTAGGCATCACCACCTGCATAGAGAGAAATAAGGGATTTCAATAAATCTTCCAGAAAATATGTTTCTTTACATTCAAAGCAAATCAAAGTTTTAGGCATAAACAACTAAAAATTCTTCCTCTAAATACGAATGgataaatgaaaatgaagaaaaggtAATAGTATAAAAAAGAGCATTCACTAGGTGAAGCAGTCAAGCCCAAACCTGTTCTATTGTGGAAATATGTAACATCTAGAACAagacattgataaaataataagCTTGTTACTTGATCAAACTCTGCAAATTGGCCTAGCCTTTGGATGcaatttattgaaattttaaaattaagttGTATGCATTTAAATCAGGATGTAGGTCAGATATTGATTCATTTATCAGGGACAATAACAATCAAACTTTTCTACAAACTAGATAAGTCTAATATTGTCCAAGTCCATGTCCCAACCAAAGTTATGTGAACAGGCTATTACAAATATGGTTAAAGGTTCCAAGCATACATACCACTCCCCCATTCCAAAATAGTTGTCTATATTTCCTTTTTTGGTACATTTCTAAacaaaacattacaaataattCTACTTCTCTATGTGACCCTtctaataaaagttttaaaaatgttcTGTTTTTATGAACAACTACATACTTTTCATCTACAATCCTTAAAATCTGTGTCTAAGACTCTAAGGTAAGTAAATGTGACAACCATTTTCAATAGTGGGAATATGAGTCTATTGGCTATTGCTATACAAATAAAAAGCAGAAATGAGTCAATTACGAAAACAAACCTGGTGGTCTGGATTTTGATAAACAAAACTCTTTGGTTTCTTCACATAAAAAGACCCAGTGTTGGGACACAAAAGCCCTGCCAAAATCTGGGTATTTGCAACCAAAATGAATAAACAGATCAATAAACCCATCTTAAAAGCTAAACTGCAGAGAGTGCGGGGTTAAGAAGTAAAATTTAAGTTCCTCACTTTCAAAAGAGTGGATTTTCCTGAGCCATTGGGTCCAAGAAGCATCCATAACTGGCCAGAGGGAACGCTTAGAGAACAGTCCTTTAGAATTGGGAGGTGTTTACCCTGTTTCGTGACAACCGAATAGCTCAGATTGCGAGCTTCAATTGCACAGCTCTCGCCGGTTGCGGAATGCCTGCGAACCAAACAAGAGAATTGTAAAGCCTAAAATGGGATTTTTCGTTTGGTTTatgcgagagagagagagaccttGTTGAGTGAGAGTAGAGAGGCGGGAGGTGAAAAGCAGAGGCCCGGATACAAGCCGATTGGATCATTGTGCTTCAACCTGCTGCCTCAAAATTGGTTATTCGCCATTTTTATCGGATTCCCCTTTCCACATACGCTGCTAATTTCACAATTGGCCCAGCATTTCTGTTTCGCCTgaccaattgttatactatggaatggaatgaattgttaatttagtttcttaatttttaatttaatctaaTTGATTCtctaatcattttaaatttcgTGAATTAAGtctcataagtcataaccaATCtttcgatctcatgacctcccatatatggaggagtcactacatgtcatctaaacatcattttagtccttcaattgtttTTAAACTGTCAATGTagttcataatttttaatttcaccaATTTTCAtctttgaattgtttgaaaattattattaaagaatgtatttttaaaaaagaatatttttttttaaggaaacaactcaaatgcattattattgttattattatttttgaaggtaaacgtaactattccattaatttataacataaaacgtttacatcaacgatcaatgaaatggtaaaccattccttacagtcagacatagaaacaagttttctaactatgctatagaaaatttgaatcgcagactgtttcataactaggaagttatgttccttcaaggagcttaaagcttcatcaaagatctgggtcttcatcatcattcttttttgctcgccccaggataagatcagcacttgccgaaaccaaactaaacgatttatgctaatgataatgaaaagctcgtgaaagtaacgagaggaaaaagcccgtgaaagtaacgagaggaaaaagcccgtgaaagtaacgagaggaaaacacaataatagagaaaatgaaaagtggtaaagccaaagtagggttgcgagttcaagactaccaacacaaatcCCAATacttacctactattattttattaaagggaaagaaaacggaagaagaagatctgtggcggtggtcggaggcggacggagctgcgacggtggtcgaggcagaagaagagcgagagtaaacgtagaaggtgaccaaaatcgccggctcaaagctccattagagctccggccggaggctggcggtggaagccgaagttgagcaggagagaaaagctttttgttttagagagaaaagggaagcAACATtagagtttttttaaaaattgtttatgtATATGATAAATAGTTcaaatgcattattattattattattaaagaatgTATTTAACATCAATAAATTTgccaaaaaattaataattaatatatttagttgttatcttatctgaaaaattaattaatatatttggtttGTTTAAACCTTCTTATAAAAGTTTTATAATATCTTTAATATATCTTGTTATGTATAATAAAACGTACATATACATAGTTCTATTGTTCTCTctcactctatatatatacacacgtatTGCACAAATTCCAAACATGTAACAAATAGATTTCAATTCATTTGGTAACAAAACTATATGCATATACATCGTTGAGACGGAAGAATAAGAGTGTCATTATGCTTCATAATGGTGGAAGCgatatatttcttttatttataataaatttttagtttagcaacaataaagataaacatgtaattgaataaattttatagataagtattaaaaaaaatacttttatagGTGAGATTTACATTCATTGAtaacatgtaattatatttttattgacaCGAACTTTCTTAAGttaaaaattacactaaaagtGAGAATAATTTTCTCACATTTTAAATTCTCATGAAAGTTTGGATTAAGGGTCATGTAAaaagtgtaaattaatatcatcCATCCATATAAGATGACCGACCATTcaataattgtaaattaaattaaggaaaaattaGTGTGTCATTCCCATAATTATTAGGTGtattttgaattgtttggtAGTGCAttcacgaaaaaaaaaattgataatgcACTCGTGATCTATAATAATGCATTCAAGTGTATGCACTATTAGTTATCAAAGAATGAACTATCAAGTGTTTCCCACCACATTGTTATAATCACATAAATACCAttgttttttttccctttttttcttatttttcaatctTTGACGATCATCTTAGATagatgaataatattaattcacACTTTTTACGAGAAGACTTGTTCTCATGTGatccttcatatatatatatatatatatatatatatacacacacacacacacacacacacacacatatatatatacataataagtgtgaatgaatgttgtacccttcatttatgtccgttttttccgttaaattttttttatacattatgctataaaagttgtactttacaatatattagacaaacataccactaccgttatcttttccactattgttaccatgcacatgcatccactatatattttcttattttcttcaataataataataataatatatacatattatatattgtagttatatgttagttattttataaaatataaatataaatataaaatatataaaaatattttacattattattattatttataataatttaattatttaaattctaaataaatttaaaattttaatataaaatattaatattgggcacatatTTTTTGCGTATCGCGCAttaaaaaaactagtatatatatatatatatatatatatatatatatatatatatatatatatatatatatataagtgttgtaaaaatcggcaTATGTGCTTGGTGTCCTTAGGCCGAGGCGAAAAGAGGTGTAGGCGGTTGCTAGTCAGTTGGCCGCCTAGAGAGTCGAGTCGGCCAACTTGGCTCCGAACTCTGTTAAGTcagttggatttttttttttaaattatgtttcttgctcaaaacgacattgtttggaacgaaaatttatttttaaaattgacgTGTAGCGCCTTTTGCAgtattgataatatatattctatacttCACTAGTTTGAATTCGTAAATGGTACATGAATGTCAATCTCTCTCAACCTTAAAAATTAGGTCAGCATGTGCCTCAATAGTTCCAGGTCCCAGGATGACCTGATCCGATCAAATCCCATAAATGAAATATCAAATGTAGGGGAGAGAGTCCAGtcgttatactatggaccatggtccacaatacattgtggaccatgggtcatgattgatactgcagttgtgttgaaagggaactgcaattgcgcggaacagatgccgtgtcatccatctggaactgcagttgtgttgaaaagatactgcaggtgtgttgaacggatactacagttgtctTGAACGGATGAATGGCATCTGTTCCGTGcgactgcagtttcatttcaacacaactgcagtatcttttcaacacaactgcagtatccgttcaacacaactgcagtatcagctatgatcatggtccacaatgcattgtggaccatggtccaccatataatttgcggagAGAGTCGGGAATTTTTTCCCAACATGGTCACCAACTAGGATCTTATATACTGATAAACACAAGCAGACATTTTGGTGCTACTGCTTAATTACAAAAATCCCAAACATCTTTGAATTAGTTAGTTGTGTGATGTTAAACCATaactattttgatttttttttttttaaaaaaaaaaaaaggagagagacTCACAATCTCAGGCCCTCAACCCAAGTATTACTATCCAAAACTCTCTAACAAACTTAACTTTTATTAAAAAGAACTCAAAAGTAATACAAGAAGAGGAGGTATAATGGTACATACACTAAATCATCAAAATAATGTaggtacaaattaaaataatccaACCCTACATGTGATAAGTAAAAGTAATTATGCGCTCACTGAAACACGAGGAGTCAATACCGCattcactgagactcaaactcatgaccttccAGTTAGAAGAGTCACTTCATACCACTTAACGACAAAGTCATTGACATATTAAGAGAGCTTTATTCgtattcaatattaataataaaaaaaaaaggtctttTCTTATTCAATAATCTTCATAAGTCACACTAATTTGTTCACCTACGCACTGTTGATTTTGCTAGGCTAAAAATCCCTAACGTATACTAAAATAGAATAATTAAGAAGGTTACGTTTAAGAGTGAGTTTCATATGAAACCGTCTTATGTG includes:
- the LOC116002881 gene encoding uncharacterized protein LOC116002881, which gives rise to MAASFSNAFYTLPFSSSSSTSGASKAPQTLIHNHYCHFFLDKPIHTTSLPLSRDYKHSPIIIKNPRRSLPRPALTPEDSAPQTNGDEASPSELENEADEKYSTSLKSLMQFYKVAILNGDVKAVSEIEVMMCRVEKEKAKLAERVSALSAEINSGKERYIRLQADFDNFRKRSDKEKSTIRGDAQAQVVENLLPIVDNFERAKQLIKVETEREKKIDTSYQGIYKQFVEVMKSLQVTVVPTVGKPFDPLLHEAIAREESHEFQEGIITQEFRRGFKLGSRLLRPATVKVSSGPGKRKQSPVMQKSAGQPAASHGVDE
- the LOC116001769 gene encoding ABC transporter I family member 10 codes for the protein MIQSACIRASAFHLPPLYSHSTRHSATGESCAIEARNLSYSVVTKQGKHLPILKDCSLSVPSGQLWMLLGPNGSGKSTLLKILAGLLCPNTGSFYVKKPKSFVYQNPDHQVVMPTVEADVAFGLGKFNLTMDEIRPRVAKALDTVGMYEYLQKPVHTLSGGQKQRVATAGALAESCKVLLLDELTTFLDENDQIGVIKALKNSIDASNEITALWVTHRLEELEYADGAIYMEDGRIIMQSDASIVYNFIEARRASYLDQINL